In a genomic window of Anoxybacter fermentans:
- a CDS encoding YaiI/YqxD family protein, translating into MRLIIDGDGCPAKKEVINLAKKYQVEVILITSLSHYSDYSDCTYIVVDNLPQAVDMAVINRVQKDDLVITGDYGLAAIVLRKGAHVVSPRGKIYLEKKMDELLLRRHLAQKERRSGGRFKGPSKYTVSDKERLLSVLERFFRRKKEIFAENN; encoded by the coding sequence ATGAGATTAATTATCGATGGTGATGGATGTCCTGCTAAAAAAGAAGTTATAAATCTGGCTAAAAAGTATCAGGTTGAAGTTATTCTGATTACCAGTTTATCTCATTACAGTGATTACAGTGATTGCACTTATATTGTTGTTGACAATCTCCCACAGGCAGTTGATATGGCAGTAATAAATCGGGTACAAAAAGATGATCTGGTTATTACAGGAGATTATGGTCTTGCTGCAATAGTTTTACGAAAAGGTGCTCATGTTGTCTCGCCGCGGGGTAAAATTTATCTTGAAAAAAAAATGGATGAACTTTTATTACGGCGTCATCTGGCTCAAAAAGAACGCCGTAGCGGCGGCCGTTTTAAAGGCCCTTCTAAATATACCGTGTCTGATAAAGAGCGGTTATTGAGTGTATTAGAAAGATTTTTTAGGAGGAAAAAAGAGATTTTTGCCGAAAATAATTAG
- a CDS encoding deoxyguanosinetriphosphate triphosphohydrolase, producing the protein MISRKDYEIRERKFLSPYATLSAESKGRKYPEKPCDIRTVFQQDRDRIIHSKAFRRLKHKTQVFISPEGDHYRTRLTHTLEVAGIARTIARGLALNEDLTEAIALGHDLGHTPFGHAGEEALNQVYPPGFRHNEQSLRVVDFLEVRSEKNIRGLNLTDEVRDGILNHTGPQIPYTLEGQIVRIADRIAYINHDIDDAIRGGVIKYEDLPSAPLKVLGRTHSERIDLMVKDIIKSSWNQPVVRQSPEVEEATNELRYWLFVHVYQSTSKAKTEEGKAKWLLQEIYAYYLNHPEQLPKEYQILQSEVEIERIVVDYIAGMTDRYALAKANQIFFPKPWLG; encoded by the coding sequence ATGATAAGTAGAAAGGATTATGAAATCCGGGAAAGAAAATTTTTATCTCCATATGCAACTTTAAGTGCGGAGAGTAAAGGCAGGAAATATCCTGAAAAACCATGTGATATCCGAACTGTATTTCAACAGGACCGGGACAGGATTATTCATTCAAAGGCTTTTCGTCGTTTAAAGCATAAGACACAGGTTTTCATTTCTCCTGAAGGTGATCATTATCGAACCAGGTTGACTCATACTCTGGAAGTGGCGGGTATTGCACGAACCATCGCCAGGGGGTTGGCTCTTAATGAAGATTTGACGGAAGCCATTGCTCTGGGGCATGATTTAGGTCATACTCCATTTGGTCATGCAGGAGAGGAGGCCTTAAACCAGGTTTATCCACCCGGATTTCGACATAATGAGCAGAGTCTAAGAGTAGTTGATTTTCTAGAAGTGCGTTCAGAAAAGAATATACGCGGATTGAATCTGACAGATGAAGTAAGAGATGGAATTTTAAACCATACAGGTCCCCAGATTCCCTATACTCTTGAGGGACAGATAGTCCGGATTGCTGACCGGATTGCTTATATTAATCACGATATAGATGATGCCATTCGCGGAGGTGTAATTAAATATGAAGATTTACCGTCAGCCCCGTTGAAAGTCCTGGGCAGAACACACTCGGAACGTATTGATTTGATGGTTAAGGATATTATAAAAAGTAGTTGGAATCAACCTGTGGTCAGGCAAAGTCCTGAAGTTGAGGAAGCGACCAACGAGCTTAGATACTGGTTATTTGTTCATGTTTATCAATCGACCTCAAAAGCTAAAACTGAAGAGGGTAAAGCAAAGTGGTTACTTCAGGAGATTTATGCATATTATCTAAACCATCCTGAACAGCTACCTAAGGAATATCAGATTTTACAGAGTGAGGTTGAGATAGAACGAATTGTGGTTGACTATATAGCAGGAATGACAGATCGCTATGCTTTAGCCAAAGCAAACCAGATTTTTTTTCCAAAACCGTGGTTAGGGTAA
- the ppdK gene encoding pyruvate, phosphate dikinase — translation MSTRYIYSFSEGNGSMKSLLGGKGANLAEMTNLGLPVPPGFTITTKGCLDYFKLGRKIPEQILNELPDYIRKLEENTNKGFGDINNPLLVSVRSGAAISMPGMMDTILNLGLNDKVVKGLAKVTNNERFAYDCYRRFIQMYGEVVLGVPAYLFSRHLDKVKDEVGVKNDPDLTVDVLKRLISDFKEIVWKETNTEFPEDPEEQLIGAIEAVFKSWQNRRAVIYREANGIPHDLGTAVNVQAMVFGNTGNESGTGVLFTRNPSTGENVLYGEFLKNAQGEDVVSGARTPMDIAHMKLEFPEIYEQLLEITDILEKHYCDMQDIEFTIENGRLYLLQTRTGKRTARAAIKIAVDMVKEGLITKEEALMRVEPKHLEQILHRQIDTSYSAEIIAKGLPASPGAASGIVVFDADEAEKMAEQHKVILVSLETTPEDIHGVIASEGVLTTRGGMTSHAAVVARGMGKPCVCGCESIKIDFEAEVFTVGKYTVKKGDLITINGGNGDVILGEAKMIEPELSEEAKQLLAWADEIRSLKVRANADNGVDAFKARSYGAEGIGLCRTEHMFMAPERVPVVQELILSETEEEQKAALDKLLPMQINDFIEIFEAMEGLPVTIRLLDPPLHEFLPGLVDLVEEVAHLEHADNPVELRNKRELLRKVKNMSESNPMLGFRGCRLGIIIPAIYEMQMKAIFTAVARLAREGKKILPEVMIPLIAKSTELKYLKERLTNIADEVLAEAGVDVEYKIGTMIELPRAALTADEIAEEAEFFSFGTNDLTQTTFGFSRDDAEGKFLHSYLELGILSENPFMSIDQNGVGKLIQMAINAGHKVRPDLKVGICGEHGGDPKSIEFFHRIGLNYVSCSPYRVPIARLAAAQAALKETK, via the coding sequence ATGTCAACCAGGTATATCTATTCATTTTCCGAAGGTAATGGCTCTATGAAATCTCTGTTGGGTGGTAAGGGAGCAAATCTTGCTGAAATGACCAACTTGGGCCTTCCTGTTCCCCCAGGTTTTACTATTACAACCAAAGGATGTCTGGATTATTTTAAATTGGGTAGAAAAATTCCCGAACAAATTTTAAATGAGTTACCTGATTACATTCGTAAGTTAGAAGAGAATACTAATAAAGGCTTTGGCGATATTAATAACCCACTACTGGTCTCTGTCCGTTCCGGTGCTGCTATTTCAATGCCTGGAATGATGGATACCATCTTAAATCTGGGCTTGAATGACAAAGTTGTAAAAGGTTTAGCTAAAGTAACTAACAATGAACGTTTTGCTTATGACTGTTATCGTCGTTTTATTCAGATGTATGGCGAAGTGGTTTTAGGTGTTCCGGCCTATCTTTTTAGCCGACATCTTGACAAAGTCAAAGATGAAGTTGGTGTAAAAAACGACCCTGATTTAACTGTAGATGTACTTAAGCGGCTAATTTCTGATTTCAAAGAGATTGTATGGAAAGAGACAAATACTGAATTTCCCGAAGACCCAGAAGAACAGTTGATTGGTGCAATTGAAGCTGTATTTAAATCCTGGCAAAATAGGCGTGCTGTTATTTACCGGGAAGCCAATGGAATTCCCCATGATTTAGGAACGGCGGTAAATGTTCAGGCGATGGTATTCGGAAATACCGGGAATGAATCAGGTACCGGTGTACTCTTTACCCGCAATCCTTCAACTGGTGAAAATGTACTTTATGGTGAATTTTTGAAAAATGCCCAGGGTGAAGATGTGGTTTCTGGAGCCAGAACACCAATGGATATTGCCCATATGAAGTTAGAATTCCCGGAAATTTATGAGCAGCTTTTAGAGATTACTGATATATTGGAGAAACACTATTGTGATATGCAAGATATTGAATTTACGATTGAAAATGGAAGGTTATATTTGCTTCAGACCCGAACCGGTAAACGAACAGCCAGGGCAGCTATCAAAATAGCGGTTGATATGGTTAAAGAAGGTTTGATTACGAAAGAAGAAGCTTTGATGCGGGTTGAACCCAAACATTTAGAACAGATTCTTCATCGTCAAATCGATACTTCTTATAGTGCAGAAATTATTGCGAAGGGACTCCCTGCCTCTCCAGGTGCTGCCAGTGGAATTGTAGTTTTTGATGCTGATGAAGCTGAAAAGATGGCCGAACAGCATAAAGTTATTCTGGTAAGTCTTGAGACCACTCCTGAAGATATTCACGGTGTTATCGCTTCCGAGGGTGTTCTTACTACCCGCGGTGGTATGACCAGTCATGCAGCGGTTGTTGCCAGAGGAATGGGTAAACCCTGTGTTTGCGGTTGTGAATCCATCAAAATAGATTTTGAAGCTGAGGTCTTTACAGTAGGTAAATATACGGTTAAAAAGGGTGATTTGATCACCATTAATGGTGGAAATGGCGATGTGATTTTAGGTGAAGCTAAAATGATTGAACCTGAGTTAAGTGAAGAAGCTAAACAACTTTTGGCCTGGGCTGATGAAATACGCAGCTTGAAAGTTCGTGCCAATGCAGATAATGGAGTAGATGCCTTTAAAGCCAGATCTTACGGTGCAGAAGGAATTGGACTTTGTAGAACAGAGCATATGTTTATGGCTCCTGAGCGGGTACCTGTAGTTCAAGAACTAATTTTAAGCGAGACTGAAGAAGAACAAAAAGCTGCTTTAGATAAATTGCTGCCGATGCAGATCAATGATTTTATCGAGATTTTTGAGGCAATGGAAGGTTTACCAGTTACAATCAGGCTTCTGGATCCACCATTACATGAATTTTTACCAGGACTTGTAGATCTTGTAGAAGAGGTGGCTCATTTAGAGCATGCTGACAATCCAGTAGAACTTAGAAATAAGCGTGAACTTTTACGAAAAGTAAAGAATATGAGTGAGTCTAATCCGATGCTGGGTTTCCGGGGTTGTCGTCTGGGAATTATCATTCCGGCCATTTATGAAATGCAGATGAAAGCTATATTTACTGCTGTTGCTAGGCTTGCAAGAGAGGGTAAAAAGATATTACCTGAGGTAATGATTCCACTTATAGCTAAATCGACTGAACTTAAGTACTTAAAAGAACGGCTTACAAACATAGCAGATGAAGTTCTGGCTGAAGCAGGTGTAGATGTTGAATATAAAATTGGTACAATGATCGAACTCCCACGTGCTGCTCTGACTGCCGATGAGATTGCTGAAGAAGCTGAATTCTTTTCCTTTGGAACCAATGATTTAACTCAAACTACCTTTGGTTTTAGCCGGGATGATGCCGAAGGTAAATTTCTTCATAGCTATCTAGAATTAGGAATATTATCTGAAAATCCTTTCATGAGCATTGATCAAAATGGTGTGGGTAAATTAATCCAGATGGCGATTAATGCAGGTCATAAGGTACGACCGGATCTGAAAGTGGGTATATGCGGTGAACACGGCGGAGATCCCAAATCTATAGAATTTTTTCATCGGATCGGTTTAAATTATGTAAGTTGTTCTCCTTATCGAGTACCAATTGCCCGTTTAGCAGCAGCACAGGCTGCTCTCAAGGAAACCAAATAA
- the glpX gene encoding class II fructose-bisphosphatase, giving the protein MQRELAIEFVRVTEAAALASAPWMGKGDKMAADGAAVAAMRAVFDTVNIDGVVVIGEGEMDEAPQLYIGEHIGSKGAPVQVDIAVDPLEGTNLVAKGLPNAIAVIAVAPRGTLLNAPDMYMEKIAVGPKAKGCVHLDSPIEVNLNAVARAKGKSVSELTVVILDRERHSEIIKKVRQAGARIKLISDGDVSAGISVAFEETGVDVLLGIGGAPEGVLTAAALKCLGGEFQGRLVFENDEQIKRAKAMGITDLNKIYTIDELVCTDDVMFAATGITDGDFLRGVRYTGEWAITHSIVMRSKTGTIRYIDAYHKITQKPEYYPKDVMKMDK; this is encoded by the coding sequence ATGCAAAGAGAATTAGCTATAGAATTTGTACGAGTAACGGAAGCTGCGGCTTTAGCTTCTGCACCCTGGATGGGTAAAGGAGACAAAATGGCTGCAGATGGTGCTGCGGTTGCTGCCATGAGAGCGGTTTTTGATACAGTAAATATTGATGGGGTTGTAGTCATTGGAGAAGGAGAGATGGATGAAGCACCACAGCTTTATATAGGAGAACATATCGGTTCGAAAGGAGCACCTGTTCAGGTAGATATCGCAGTTGACCCGTTGGAGGGAACTAACCTGGTTGCTAAAGGTTTGCCAAATGCTATTGCTGTTATCGCTGTAGCTCCGCGAGGTACTCTCTTAAATGCACCCGATATGTATATGGAAAAGATTGCCGTTGGGCCAAAGGCAAAAGGCTGTGTTCATCTGGATAGCCCGATAGAAGTAAACTTAAATGCCGTGGCCCGGGCCAAGGGAAAGAGTGTTAGCGAATTGACAGTAGTTATTTTGGACCGGGAACGTCATTCAGAGATAATTAAAAAAGTCCGTCAAGCAGGAGCCAGAATTAAATTGATCAGTGATGGTGATGTCTCGGCTGGAATTTCCGTTGCTTTTGAAGAGACAGGAGTAGATGTTCTTCTGGGGATTGGAGGTGCTCCAGAAGGAGTTTTAACTGCTGCTGCTCTTAAATGTCTCGGGGGAGAATTTCAAGGTAGATTGGTATTTGAGAACGATGAACAGATTAAGAGAGCAAAAGCTATGGGTATTACTGATTTAAATAAAATCTATACAATTGACGAATTGGTATGTACAGATGATGTCATGTTTGCCGCTACTGGTATTACAGATGGGGATTTTTTGCGTGGGGTTCGGTATACGGGAGAATGGGCTATTACTCATTCGATTGTTATGCGGAGCAAAACAGGAACTATCCGGTATATTGATGCTTATCATAAAATAACTCAAAAACCTGAATATTACCCCAAAGATGTTATGAAGATGGATAAATAA
- a CDS encoding pyruvate, water dikinase regulatory protein, giving the protein MSIFKDNPQVVIIADSTGETAETVMRAGLSQFGLKEVEIKKYTQIEEPEQIIKVIERYKNSNCLIAFTIILPELKETLKEEAKKYNLPIIDLIGPVIEKISHFLGITPQLKPGAYREVDQTYYQRIEAIEHAVRCDDGRDLRTLFKSDLVIIGVSRTSKTPLCMYLAYHGIKAGNLPLVPEVVPPKELFTFNPEKIFGLIIDPEELRKIRRERLKSMRLDYLADYAQLKRIYEELNYSRQIMEKIGCQIIDVTNKSIEETASEILTKRRDF; this is encoded by the coding sequence ATGAGTATTTTTAAAGATAATCCTCAGGTTGTGATAATAGCAGATTCTACGGGTGAAACTGCAGAAACGGTAATGCGAGCCGGATTGAGCCAATTTGGTTTAAAAGAAGTGGAAATTAAAAAATATACTCAGATTGAAGAACCAGAACAGATTATTAAAGTTATTGAACGTTATAAAAACTCAAACTGTCTGATTGCATTTACGATTATTTTACCTGAGTTAAAAGAAACTTTAAAAGAAGAGGCAAAAAAGTATAATCTTCCGATTATTGATCTTATAGGTCCAGTGATCGAAAAAATATCTCATTTTCTTGGAATTACACCACAATTAAAACCTGGGGCATACCGTGAAGTTGATCAGACATATTACCAGCGTATTGAGGCAATTGAACATGCTGTTCGCTGTGATGATGGAAGAGATTTGCGGACACTATTTAAAAGTGATCTGGTTATTATTGGTGTTAGTAGGACTTCTAAAACACCGCTCTGTATGTATCTTGCTTATCACGGTATTAAGGCTGGAAATTTACCTCTCGTACCGGAAGTAGTTCCACCAAAAGAACTATTTACGTTTAATCCAGAAAAAATTTTTGGACTAATAATTGATCCTGAAGAATTGCGTAAGATTCGTAGAGAAAGGCTTAAATCAATGAGATTGGATTATTTGGCTGATTATGCTCAACTGAAGCGAATTTATGAAGAACTTAATTACAGTAGGCAGATTATGGAAAAGATAGGCTGCCAGATTATTGATGTGACCAACAAATCTATTGAAGAGACTGCCTCAGAAATTTTAACAAAAAGGAGGGATTTTTAG
- a CDS encoding helix-turn-helix transcriptional regulator has product MKLTERQKEIIEIVKQNEPITSQEIAERLGLTRAALRPDLSILTMAKILDAKPRVGYYFVKEPGAVGKLEKLLEMKIEDLQSHPVVVQESSSVYNAIVTLFLEDVGTLFVSDKEGYLVGVVSRKDLLKVTIGEADIQKLPVSVVMSRMPNIIVTKPEETFYTALRKLVDYKVDALPVVVEEEVNGQTRLKVVGRFSKTTLANVLASHLSEL; this is encoded by the coding sequence ATAAAATTAACGGAACGTCAAAAAGAAATTATTGAGATTGTTAAACAAAACGAACCTATTACCAGTCAAGAGATTGCAGAACGATTGGGTTTAACTAGAGCCGCTTTGCGGCCTGATTTATCAATTTTGACTATGGCAAAGATTTTAGATGCCAAACCCCGGGTGGGATATTATTTTGTCAAAGAACCCGGAGCAGTAGGAAAGTTGGAAAAATTATTGGAAATGAAAATAGAAGATCTTCAATCTCACCCGGTAGTGGTTCAGGAAAGCTCTTCTGTTTACAATGCCATTGTAACTCTTTTTTTAGAAGATGTTGGCACCCTTTTTGTCAGCGATAAAGAAGGATATTTAGTAGGGGTAGTGAGTAGGAAGGATTTATTGAAAGTTACCATAGGAGAAGCAGATATTCAAAAACTTCCTGTAAGTGTGGTTATGAGCCGCATGCCCAATATCATTGTTACAAAGCCAGAGGAAACATTTTATACTGCTCTCCGAAAATTGGTAGATTATAAAGTGGATGCCCTTCCGGTTGTAGTTGAAGAAGAAGTCAATGGTCAAACACGTTTAAAAGTAGTAGGGCGGTTTAGCAAAACTACTTTAGCCAACGTCCTGGCGAGTCATTTGTCAGAGCTGTAA
- a CDS encoding pyruvate, water dikinase regulatory protein, with amino-acid sequence MGPKVYIVSDSIGETAETVVQAAASQFNSGKVQTRKFSYIQSEEDIKKVIFQARREPKCLIAYTLVKPGLSEMLDRYAKDAGILCVDIMGPMLDAFSKIYEKKPKQKAGLLHRLDKEYFARVDAIEFTVKYDDRNDGKGILLADVVLIGVSRTSKTPMSIYLAYKGLKAANIPLVPEVEPPKELFENPDGKVVGLTIDPHLLTEIRLERLRSLGLDTRAQYASIQRINEELEYAEKIMKRIGCPVVDVTNRSIEESANEVLRLIGR; translated from the coding sequence ATGGGACCAAAGGTATACATAGTTTCCGACTCTATTGGTGAAACTGCTGAAACTGTTGTCCAGGCTGCTGCAAGTCAGTTTAATTCAGGAAAGGTTCAGACTAGGAAATTTAGTTATATTCAATCCGAGGAAGATATTAAAAAGGTTATTTTTCAAGCCAGACGTGAGCCCAAATGTTTGATTGCTTATACTTTAGTTAAACCTGGGTTAAGTGAGATGCTGGATAGATATGCTAAGGATGCCGGAATCCTCTGTGTAGATATTATGGGCCCTATGTTAGATGCTTTTTCTAAGATCTATGAAAAGAAACCAAAACAGAAGGCGGGTTTATTACATCGTTTAGATAAAGAGTATTTCGCCCGTGTGGATGCTATTGAGTTTACGGTCAAATACGATGACCGGAATGACGGTAAAGGAATTCTTCTGGCTGATGTAGTATTGATTGGAGTATCCCGGACTTCTAAAACTCCTATGTCAATTTATCTGGCTTATAAAGGATTAAAAGCTGCTAATATCCCACTGGTACCCGAAGTTGAACCGCCAAAGGAATTATTTGAGAATCCCGATGGCAAAGTAGTGGGTTTGACTATTGATCCACATCTTTTAACTGAGATTAGATTAGAAAGGCTCCGGTCTTTGGGGCTGGATACCCGTGCACAATATGCTTCTATCCAACGTATCAATGAAGAATTGGAGTATGCAGAAAAGATAATGAAAAGAATTGGTTGTCCTGTTGTAGATGTAACTAATCGTTCTATTGAAGAATCAGCTAATGAGGTTCTGCGATTAATTGGGAGATAA
- a CDS encoding DUF4342 domain-containing protein, translating into MDRERLEKLDMIRERTGVSYGEADAALTRANGDVVKAIIDLEEKAKQSKVKEEFWVKGNELVDKVKELIKKGNVTRIIVKNEEGVTLVEIPVTLGVLGTMIAPYVAILGGLAALVTRCKIVIEKREPVEKHKDGENEM; encoded by the coding sequence GTGGATAGAGAACGCTTAGAAAAGTTGGATATGATTCGGGAGCGTACAGGAGTGAGCTATGGGGAAGCAGATGCAGCCTTAACCAGAGCCAATGGTGATGTAGTGAAAGCCATTATTGATTTGGAGGAGAAGGCCAAACAGAGCAAGGTTAAAGAAGAATTCTGGGTTAAGGGGAATGAACTGGTCGATAAGGTTAAAGAGTTGATTAAAAAAGGTAATGTAACCCGTATTATTGTTAAAAATGAAGAAGGGGTTACACTGGTAGAGATTCCTGTAACCCTTGGTGTATTGGGTACTATGATTGCTCCTTATGTTGCTATTCTTGGAGGTTTAGCAGCACTTGTTACACGGTGCAAAATTGTGATTGAAAAACGGGAACCTGTGGAAAAGCATAAGGATGGAGAGAATGAAATGTAA
- the recO gene encoding DNA repair protein RecO — MSLYKTEGVVLHQFELGEADKIITYYTRDRGKIRVVAKGVRRTLSSKASSTQLFTYADLLIYRGKSLDKLSQTSIKESFSKLREDLLRMAYGTYILDLVKELTVEEDPNEAMFVLLLKTLHLLMETDDLELITRIFEIRAMTLMGFRPVLDRCLECGGLISEDRLKFHPGSGGLVCSECGAKMSGRTVNISRGTVEIMKRFLISNYTQLMKLKLPEYAQRELEMVMELFVQYHLDHNLKSLDFLKSVKEMDK, encoded by the coding sequence ATGTCACTTTATAAAACTGAAGGAGTTGTTTTACATCAGTTTGAATTGGGGGAAGCTGACAAAATTATTACTTATTATACCCGGGATCGGGGAAAGATTCGTGTAGTAGCCAAAGGGGTACGTCGTACCCTGAGTTCAAAGGCCAGTTCAACCCAGTTATTTACATATGCTGATTTACTCATCTATCGCGGGAAAAGTCTCGATAAATTAAGTCAGACTTCTATCAAAGAATCTTTTAGCAAATTGCGGGAAGATCTTTTGAGAATGGCGTATGGAACTTACATATTGGATCTGGTGAAGGAATTGACTGTAGAGGAAGATCCTAATGAAGCAATGTTTGTTCTTTTATTGAAGACACTACATCTTTTGATGGAAACGGATGATCTGGAGCTTATTACTAGAATTTTTGAAATTAGAGCCATGACTCTAATGGGATTTCGACCGGTGTTAGATCGCTGCCTTGAATGTGGTGGCTTAATTTCGGAAGATAGATTAAAATTTCACCCAGGTTCTGGTGGGCTTGTCTGTTCCGAATGTGGTGCAAAGATGTCGGGCAGAACAGTGAACATTTCCCGCGGTACTGTAGAGATTATGAAACGTTTTCTCATTTCTAATTACACGCAGTTAATGAAACTAAAACTTCCTGAATATGCTCAGAGAGAGCTAGAAATGGTAATGGAGCTTTTTGTTCAATACCATTTAGATCATAATCTTAAATCTTTGGATTTTCTTAAATCTGTAAAGGAAATGGATAAATAA
- a CDS encoding protein-L-isoaspartate O-methyltransferase family protein produces MIDSLVEEGKIRNLEVERAFRHVKRHHFLKGFVEPIDAYKDRAIMIKGNISSSSQPHVMAMMLEALELKKGLKVLEIGTASGYNAALMAEIVGQDELVYTIEIEADLAKRAARILREVGYPGVTVIAGDGRKGYPVAAPYDRIIVTAETRLIYPDWIEQLVDDGIILIPFNFFGAITVTVKLCLREDGKYRGPLVGFPVSFVPIRGVDVQESIDPEFLSCYHRLTQYLFGEGLDLNFQQTVGLVLLLITWYKKGKLNKSRDYNQLIELWKMADMPGIGDFEFEYDNTKEDWHLIPIF; encoded by the coding sequence ATGATTGATTCACTGGTTGAGGAAGGAAAAATTCGTAATCTGGAGGTTGAACGGGCTTTTCGTCATGTTAAACGTCATCATTTTTTAAAGGGATTTGTAGAACCGATAGATGCATATAAAGATAGAGCAATTATGATTAAAGGTAATATAAGTTCTTCATCACAGCCTCATGTAATGGCAATGATGCTGGAAGCGCTAGAACTTAAAAAGGGATTAAAAGTATTGGAAATAGGTACTGCTTCTGGTTATAATGCGGCTTTGATGGCAGAAATTGTAGGACAGGATGAGCTGGTCTATACAATAGAGATAGAAGCTGATCTGGCAAAGCGAGCGGCCCGAATATTGAGGGAAGTAGGGTATCCAGGAGTTACTGTTATTGCTGGTGATGGTCGGAAAGGCTATCCTGTAGCTGCTCCCTATGATCGAATTATTGTAACTGCAGAAACCAGATTGATTTACCCAGATTGGATAGAACAATTGGTTGATGATGGAATTATATTAATCCCATTTAATTTTTTTGGAGCTATTACGGTTACTGTCAAACTTTGTTTACGGGAAGATGGAAAATACCGGGGGCCGTTGGTTGGCTTTCCTGTAAGTTTTGTACCTATCCGGGGTGTTGATGTACAGGAAAGTATAGACCCTGAATTTTTATCCTGTTATCACCGATTGACTCAATATCTTTTTGGAGAAGGTTTAGATCTGAATTTTCAACAGACAGTTGGTCTGGTTTTATTGTTGATCACCTGGTATAAAAAGGGTAAATTGAACAAATCCCGGGATTACAATCAACTGATAGAACTCTGGAAAATGGCTGATATGCCTGGTATAGGAGACTTTGAATTTGAATATGATAACACTAAGGAAGATTGGCATTTGATCCCCATCTTTTAA